The following proteins come from a genomic window of Girardinichthys multiradiatus isolate DD_20200921_A chromosome 8, DD_fGirMul_XY1, whole genome shotgun sequence:
- the LOC124872207 gene encoding uncharacterized protein LOC124872207, with product MHLGHLVTSSSTLQISPQADVAGLTSIHQVLLETVQPGQVRAIIGPNRDMEKTPELQTPQPSRSCSSPGAAEKSCWSLDLRVAVLLVTLAGAVVLLLLYKLLQLRHRLRLARARHALEYNSFYHSATYRLKQPTACRKIPTKNGMIPEDTTPIQTITAVTSSVISPLLPSPPILPLPPAPVQPTPPVHRPPSLPLTPRVLSLPLIHTTPPSPHLSWGACSDADVYSRIGAFRPSRLSSLSSQSTVILFEHSAL from the exons ATGCATCTTGGCCACCTGGTCACCAGCAGCTCCACTCTCCAGATTTCACCTCAAGCTGACGTCGCTGGTCTCACTAGCATACACCAAGTTCTTCTGGAGACAGTTCAGCCCGGCCAGGTCAGAGCCATCATAGGTCCTAACAGGGACATGGAGAAGACTCCAGAACTGCAGACACCACAGCCTTCAAGAAGCTGCAGCTCACCTGGAGCTGCTGAGAAGTCCTGCTGGAGCTTGGATCTGAGGGTGGCTGTGCTGCTGGTGACTCTGGCTGGAGCTGTCGTCCTGCTGCTGCTCTACAAACTCTTACAGCTGAGGCACAG gctcagaCTAGCGAGGGCAAGACATGCTTTGGAGTACAACAGCTTCTACCACAGCGCCACCTACAGACTGAAACAACCCACCGCTTGTCGGAAAATACCGACCAAAAATGGGATGATCCCTGAAGACACAACTCCAATCCAAACCATAACTGCAGTGACTTCCAGTGTCATCAGCCCACTCTTACCCTCTCCACCTATACTTCCACTCCCACCAGCTCCTGTTCAACCAACTCCACCTGTGCATCGCCCACCTTCTCTCCCTCTGACTCCACGAGTTCTGTCACTGCCTCTAATCCACACCACTCCACCCAGCCCTCACTTGTCATGGGGAGCCTGTTCGGATGCAGATGTTTATTCTCGGATTGGAGCTTTCAGGCCCTCCAGACTCTCCAGCCTCTCCAGCCAGTCCACTGTCATCCTATTTGAACACTCTGCACTATGA